In Rutidosis leptorrhynchoides isolate AG116_Rl617_1_P2 chromosome 2, CSIRO_AGI_Rlap_v1, whole genome shotgun sequence, one genomic interval encodes:
- the LOC139889565 gene encoding uncharacterized protein, producing MRKLTPQDVARLISAHVELHGFPGMLGSLDCMHWAWKNCPYKYKGHYTRGDHGYPTIMLEAVESYDLWIWHAYFGPAGSNNDINVLNQSDLFNELLQDTAPPCNFSVSGCNFNKGYYLTDGIYPDWATLVKSFKSPPDPKSAKFKKYQESARKDIERAFGVLQGR from the coding sequence ATGAGAAAACTGACTCCACAAGACGTAGCACGTCTTATATCCGCACATGTTGAATTACATGGTTTTCCGGGAATGTTGGGTAGCttagattgtatgcattgggcttgGAAAAATTGTCCATATAAATATAAAGGTCATTATACTAGAGGCGATCATGGGTATCCAACAATCATGTTAGAAGCTGTGGAATCTTATGATTTATGGATTTGGCATGCTTATTTTGGACCCGCTGGTTCAAACAACGACATCAATGTCCTTAATCAATCTGATTTATTTAACGAGTTACTTCAAGACACGGCTCCACCGTGTAATTTTTCGGTTAGTGGTTGTAATTTCAATAAAGGTTACTACCTAACCGATGGGATATATCCGGATTGGGCGACACtagttaagtctttcaaaagtccaCCTGACCCAAAATCGGCAAAATTTAAAAAATATCAAGAATCTGCTCGGAAAGATATTGAACGGGCATTCGGTGTACTTCAAGGTCGATGA